One Lycium barbarum isolate Lr01 chromosome 5, ASM1917538v2, whole genome shotgun sequence genomic window carries:
- the LOC132641598 gene encoding uncharacterized protein LOC132641598 produces MPSRHTQLLSITLLLYVLPLLILLNFPPRITAQECPYPCYPPPTSPTGNNPPPATTTPPSPQGGGGYVPNPPSTINPTPPAGYNNNDPYIYSPPDSVNGEAPPPPEPIVPWFPFYYRKPPHADVDQSSSSSPSLQESRTMKMMMITTTIFPLILLFH; encoded by the coding sequence ATGCCTTCTAGACACACACAACTCCTCTCAATTACTCTACTACTATATGTTCTTCCATTACTAATATTACTTAACTTTCCACCAAGAATCACAGCCCAAGAATGTCCTTACCCTTGTTATCCACCACCAACCAGCCCCACAGGAAACAACCCTCCTCCAGCAACTACAACCCCACCATCACCACAAGGGGGTGGGGGGTATGTCCCAAACCCTCCATCAACCATCAATCCAACACCACCAGCTGGTTATAATAATAATGATCCTTATATTTACTCTCCACCAGATTCTGTGAATGGTGAAGCACCACCACCACCAGAACCAATAGTCCCATGGTTTCCATTTTATTATAGAAAGCCACCTCATGCGGATGTTGATCAATCTTCATCATCATCACCCTCTCTTCAAGAATCAAGAAccatgaagatgatgatgattactactactatttttcctttgattttgcTTTTTCATTAA